Within the Marasmius oreades isolate 03SP1 chromosome 10, whole genome shotgun sequence genome, the region ACCTACGCACCACTAGCCCACTGTAGAAACCGATTTGCGAAGGCTCATCTGCGATATTGAGGTAGCTGATAAACTCGTTGATATAAGGGAAAATCTGGCAGTAAGCGATAGGATCGACGAGTCGGATAATGCAGAGAGTAGTAAGTTGGGCTTTTGGGAGGGGTGTCGCCGACGACGTCGTCAACGGACGGGTCGTGTGCTCAACATCACGTCGATGATCatggagaagaggaagagattcGTCTTGAGAAATAGACTGGACTCTTCCAGCGACCATAAGACAAGGACAACCTGGATCAAGAGGGAGACGGGCACCTGAAGATCCGTGTTCGGTGTGAGATTTGAATTTATAGCCCCACCAAGCCCCACTTTGACTCACGGTCCGAGTTGCGGCATAAGCGAAAATTCGAGAAAGATCTGGTGAAGCTTGGGCTTACGGGCTTATTTTGTTTCGGTTGTGACATCCCTGAGCCGTTTCACGTGTATCACTCAACCCCAAGCGAGCTCTCGAAGGTGGTTGAGCTCAGTTAGCTAGTTTTGTATAGTAACAAAAGAACTAATGAGGTTTTTTTGCGCGGCCGATGGGAATGCGAGCGAAACCGAGGAGGCAGCTGAACAACGCTTCGACCTTCGGCAAGTTGAGTGTGGGTACCGATAGCGTCTGTTCAGAATCATTTCCGCAACGGTACAAGGTAAAAAGCTGATGGGTCCACGGCCTGGTCAGCGGGGCAGGAAATCAAGGAAAATAAGCTAATACCTCCCTATAATTGAGGTATCCGCAACTTACAAGTAGTGAGCGTTGCAAGAGCGTTGAGCCAACGTCGAGTGGGGCAAGCACAGCAATTTGTGTACACGATCACGTGTACactaccaaaactggcccatgtcgtacagatatgtgctactttatatatatcccataaactcaatatatcgtgaacatatattgaccatgccgtaaccATGCTGTAACACAATCCAGCAAAGGGAATTCTGGCGTCCTGTGTTCCTCCCgcgatggaaatgggtccaaatgagacattttacctaccaaaggtcaatgtatgcaagagtagggcaggaggaccactggaaacatttgtgctaaGTAATTagggcattgtcatgtgactctacatatcgtgaacatatctggagacagatggtgattatataaagtagcacatatgtcgGCTATCTATTCAGCTATTGGCGGTGTAAGTTTAATTTGCGGACGGCTCCCATGACCTGCCAACACAGGAAGCGCACTTTCTTCGATATTCCCTAGGCCTTTATCTATACCAAATTTTGACTCAATGTGAAGATACCTCAAGATCACATGCTGTTCTCCTATGCGTAACCCCTCCTAAGATCcttgggaaggagaaggctgTAGTCAAGACCCTCTCGTTGCAATGCGCGTCATCTGACTCGTGTTTTCGGGGAATGAAATCCAACAGATGTCGGAGTCTTCTTTAAGAACATGGGAATCTGGTCAACAACTCATATTCGCATGCACATAAATAGTGAATGATCATGATGGATGCACGACCCGCAGAGTCCTCCAGAGTGCGAAGGACCACCGTCAAGTGACGATCCTCTTCACCTCGTTCTTGTTTCTCCTTTGCAGATATATTATGATCCGACGCTCGTGTTACATACCGGTATGGGAAGTCTTCCGTTATTCCGTTGAAAGCTTCTGATTTAGACCGTACTTGACCCTGGAATGCGAGTCGATTCAGAGGCTGCATCGTGTTTCAATTGAAGCTAGGGGGTCAACTTAATTCAATTACGTTTGAAGGTGTACAACCTCTTCAATCATTCATCGATCATCCCTCGAGAGACAGCGGTATACTCCCCGACCCCAgatgttcaacgttcaacccttCATGTTATGTGCGACTTCCTTGTATTCTGATGCACTCCTTCTGGAAGTACTTGTATTTTGTATTCTTATATGTGCGTTCATGTCAAGTACTTCTCGATCTAAGTAGCTCATGACTATCTATAACAGACTCGGACATCGGACAATCTATCCAGCAAATTATAGAAACCCTTACTCCATGCACAACTTTCCTCGAATCCCTCTATCAGTGCTTATTTGCGGGTTCGATGCTCGTGTACAAACGATACCCTAACGCCAGTGGGGAGTATCCTCCGCAGATATGTCGCTACTCGAAAGGACTTCAGTCTACCCTTTCTGTTCTGCTTATGTGCTGCATCGTGTTTTTACTCCCATTATCCATTCGCAGTATTTAGGGACACCACGAGGTCGGGACTTTTTAATCAGAGTTGAATTATCACCTGTAGAGTCGAGGACGCTCAAAGGCTCATTCAGAGGCAAAACAATGGCTCGATGCGTAAGTACACAACATGCCACCAAATAGGGATCCAATTTCATATAAAACATCAGTCCCTCAGGTAACTTACTGGTTGGCTCCACGCAGGTTAAAGGCATGTCGACTCCACGATTGCCCGCCGCGACCTGTGACGATGAACAACAACCACTTCTTCAAAATGGGCAGATTAGAAAGAAGTCCTCCACCTCGTTTGCGCTGCAACTGTTTATTCTGTGCTATCTGAGGCTCGTGGACCCCCTAAACTTTACGCAAATATTCCCCTACATCAATCAGTTCCTGGCCGACCTCAACGTTTCTGAAGATCCGTCGAAGATAGGACTGTACAGTGGATTAGTGGTACGCTTCCCCGTCGGCACTCAGCTTTTCCCTCACTAGTGGCTGGTTCTCCAGGAGAGCGCATTTGCACTCGCTCAGCTCCTTGCGATATATCCGTGGGCTTCTCTCTCTGGTAAATTTCCGTGTGCTTTCCCCCGTAAGCGCTCACTTCTGAGTTGCTACACGTGTTTTGTTTCGCAGACAGGATTGGGCGCAAACCTGTGATACTCTCCGGCGTTTTCGGACTGACAATCGCAACGTTACTTTTTGGCGTTTCTTCGAGTTTTCCGGCGATGCTCGCAGCTAGAGCATTGGGTATGTCCAGGACCTGCTTTTGGTGCGGACTTCCATCTTTGTTAATCTGTTTGTCTCGTAAAGCTGGAATGTTCTCTGGGAACGTGTCGATTATCCCCACTGTCTTATGTGATATAACAGACGCTTCAAACGAGGCCTTCGCGTTCTCACTTTTTACGGTGTGGTGGCCAATTGGTTCTATCGTGGGGTACGTGATTCCAAACTGTTGCTTTATAGCCAGAGATATTGAATGTTCCTTTTTAGCCCGCTCATTGGTGGTTTTGCTTCAGATCCAGATGTGTTGCCAGAGAAATACCGGCACGGGATATTTGAAGAGTATCAGTACTTTTTACCATGCCTTATGGTTGCCGCCATCAATTTTGGAGGCTTCTTACTGAcgtatttctttcttcaagAGGTGAGCCTCGGTTTTTGCGCAGCACGTTTTCATGTCTTGATCATGTTTGGTCATAGACTGTCGAAAAGGTGTCATTGAAACCCAACGTTTCTTCAGGGTCACGCTCATATTAATATTCCGACCTATTGCAGGGAGCTGAGAGTAAACCGACCTTCGGAACCACCACAAAACTTCTTTTGTCGATTCCAATATTCCGCACAATCTGCGCATCCGCCTTCAGTCTGAGCTTCCTCACCGTCTCGTTCGAAGTGGTATTCGTCTTGTTCTGTTATTCTCCCGTTTTACAAGGAGGATTAGGCCTTTCGGTAAGTGCACAGACACATTCGTGATTCGGCGCACTTGACAGCTTATTTTTCTAGGTTCAACAAATTGGCTACTCCCTCGGATTTGCTGGATTTGTCGGTGCCATTTCTCAATTCCTTATTCTCCCGGTTCTCTTACGCCGCTTCGACCACGCAAAAATATATTATGCCTGCGTTAACGTGTGGCCGCTGGTTTTTCTTGCCTTACCAGCTTTAAATATCTTAGCGCGACGGGTATATGACCCATTGGTGGGGAAAACGAGTAGTTCCGGGTATGATGCATCACTATGGACGGGGATCGCAGTGGTCTTGGCCACGTCAAAAGTTGGGATCTGGCCCTATCTGTGAGTAAAAAAAAACGTTTCAATCGTATGTCGGTCTTAACGCGACTAACACGCACTCAGAGTGAACATGCTGTTAGTTAAAAATTACACACCTCCTTCGGTCATCGGTTCCGCGAACGGGTTGCTACAGCTCTTCATATGCATATCCAGAGCTTTTGGCCCCATTATTACTAGGTGAGTATTCTTTCATGTTTCCGTCGCGTTTCGGGGTACTTAAATGAGTCTCCATATAGCACGATATTCTCCCTGTCAGTTTCTAGACATTTGCTCTCGGGATACCTGTGGGCAATATTCCTATCGGCTCTTGCAATTGGGGGCACCTTGGTTGCTCGTAGAATCATTAACCATTCGCATAGACTTAGAGTCCAACAGCTTTAACATACGGACGTAGACAAAAAGTATATGTCCATTTTAGGTAGTTTCCCTTCCTTTTTGAAAAGAAAGTAGACTCGTGACGTCGGACTTaccgaggctttaatttgtCATTGCCGACAGCACCATATAATGCCCATGCTATTCGGGAAATTACGTGTAAGCGTTTTTCGCGTCTTTCACTCGACCGTTCATCTTCACCTTGTACGTGGCATCTTCGTCGTCAACTTGAAGGTATGTCGACGGATTTCTCGCTGGTCGATCCCAAAGGGTGGGAATATGATCTTCATTCGGTGAGCATGGCTTTTCAATCAGTGTCCAAGATTGACATCTCATTGTAATTAAACCCCAGGTATATTCTGCCTACGTAGGCCACTTCCAGCTTCACAACGTTCCTTGGTAAGGACTGAATGGCCTGTATACGATTTTTGGATGCTAAGAATACTTGCGTGGAAGGTATGAGAAATCTTGGGGACATCTGTTTTCGTCCTTCGAAGCCTTTTTGGCGTTTTCATGGCCGGTCATTGTGGTAACGGATGTTGTTACGGGAAAGGCTCACATTGTGACAAGGCCTACCTCGGTCGGGGCATTTCTGAAGATGATAAAGACTCGGTATGTCCTGAGGTTGGTAAAATACGGCTTTCTCATGACATGGCAGCTTTGGAGAGACGTTGCCGGAAGCTGCTAACATCCAACAAATTGTACCCTTTGAAGCCTCTCAACGACAACTTCGACACGTGCACGACTATATGACCTATCGAAAGTTGTACAATGCGCTTCCTGCTGCCGTTGTCTCAGCGAGAAAGCAGCGAATTAAAGCAGGAGAGCCGAAAGTGATCAGAGAACTATGGGAGAGCAGAGAACACACATTTCTAGCTATCGACTTTGAATGGAACGAGAGGAATGACAGGACAATCTTGGAGTGGGGATATGCAGCTGTTAGATGCGGACATTTGGATGCGCAAGTCTCGCGTCGTGTTTCCGGTTCAGTTTTGTCTGACTGTCGTTTCGTTTTTTGCAGTGTGGGTCATTGGCCGCCTATACCAGACGAAAACTACAGGTGGGCATCATCATCTCTCTACAAGCCCACGTGGACGGTCTCTGACCGCCGATGATCGACAGGAAAGGACACTACATCGTTTCAGAACATGTGAACAAGATCGTGAATAAACACTCTCCTACGTATCCCTGGCATGTGAGTCTCTTCCTTGTCGCACATGTCTTTGAACTTGAGTGATGGCGCACGGTTTTACACTCAGTATGCGGTAGGTTTTTGAGACAGGGCATACATGAGGCTCTATGAGGATCTAATCCTACTTCTCTCATCCATGTAGTTCGGAGAAAGCCAAGCAGTCTCGAAAACCAAGCTACCGTCAGTAATAGAAACTATCATCAGGTGAGAGTCGCCCGATTATTCATTTGGACATTTTGGCCAACATCTTCAATAGCAGCTTCGCGAGCCCGGACTCCGACACCCTCGCTAATAATCTTGTACTTGTTGGGCATGGAATTAGCGGCGATATAGCCCGTctcgaagaaatgaagattAGTATGTTCTAATTTGGTCTCATTCGCGCCACGAAGATTTAATGAAATCTCGCAGAGCTCCCACACAACATCTACACGATTGACACCGCAGTTTTTGAACGCAAGTTGTTTTCTCAGGGCCACCGTCAAGTCGTTCGACAAGCAGGTTCAACTCTTTCCCTCGAGAACCTTCTCCGCACATTTACACTCAACCCGTCGCCAGACGGGCGAAGGTCGCCGCTCATGCTGCCACCGGTACAGTTGAATAACGCCGGAAATGATGCGTTTATGACCTTGTGGGCTTTGCAGATGCTTTTGGACCCCAACGGTACCAAAGCACCCATAACAAAACGCAAGAGAGTTCACTCGAATCCGTTGATGGTCATGAACGGAGGGTCGATGCACATGGCGATGCCCATGACCGTTCCTAGCATGACTTTGCCGATGCCGATTTCTATGAACGGCGGATCTTTACCAACGACACCGAATAAGATGTCGGTGTATGATTTAGCGGGGGAGTTTGGGCAGATGGGGAGAAAACCTACACCTAGATCAGGTTCCAGATCACCGGGAGGGGGGAACCTGCCACTGAATGGAAGTATGCCAGATGGCTCTGGTTCGAGGATGTCTAGGGGGTTGAGCGGGTTTGATTGGGGTACGACGGGCGTACAAGGATGAGGGCGGGATGGACcgtttctcttttctttggGACTACAGTAGACCTTCTCCCTACTGCTTCGGATGACATGGATTCTCTGCATTGACTCCATCTTGGAATTCACATATGGACACCATTGTAACCTGTTCTTTGTTTCGGACCACTTTCATTTGGGCCAAGTGAGGTGTTTCTTCACTGAGTCTTCTCACCTCATTTCTGGTTGCAATTTTTGGACTTGTGTATAAATTGTATTTGTTCCATGTATCTACATGCCTATCTCTACTACTCAGACTGGGTAAAACCGTATTTCTATCCCTATGCTCTTTGCATAGGCTCAATAAGTTAGGATTAATTAAAGAAACGATGCCCCAAGTCACGGCCGACACCCTGTTGGCCAAAGTCGAATTTAGCTGACCGAATGCTTCCGGAACGTTTCGAAAGCTTGCCAAGCTTTGCCTTCGACTACACTCTCCAACGCCAACTTGACGCCTTCTTTGTAGTCGCTGGCCAACCCAGCTACGACCAACAATGCGGACGCATTTATTAAGATGAAGTCCAGGACAGGTTTGACATCCTTCGGTATATTTTTGCCCGAATTCAACACTCGCCGGAACGTCTCCGCATTCTGAACTGGATTCCCCCCAACAACGGATACGAGTGGATGTGAATCCAATCCAAATAGGTCTGGGGTAAGCGTTTGTTCGGTTATCTGACCGTCTATGAGCTCCCACGCGTATGTTGGGCCAGCACAACTTATTTCGTCCAGTCGTTCGTATCCACAAACGACGAGACCACGCATTACGCCGCCTTCCTTTAAGGACTCTGCGAACCGTCTTCCGAGCTCAGGTTCGGCAACTCCTAACACCATACCTTGCGGAAACGCAGGGTTGATGAGGGGGCCTAGGACGTTGAACATCGTTCGGAAGGGTAGATTTTTGCGGAATGATGCTAGGGCTGCAAGTGAGGGATGATAATGTGGTGCGAGGATGAATGAAAAAGGAATTGGTGGTATCGGGGTTGCTTCAGGCGGTGTGGCAGAGAGTTCAGGCGGTGGCTCGAAGGCGCATCCTAAAGCTTGAAGAAGATCCGCAGAACCTGAAGAAGATGTAGATGCTTTACTTCCGTGCTATCAGAAACTTGTTAGTCCACAAAGTAATGAGAAaaactttttctttttgagACATACTTACTTTTATAACACGCGCGCCAGCACCTGCAGCAACAACCCCAGCAGTTGTGCTGACGTTGAACAGATTGTATCCATCTCCTCCGGTTCCAACTATGTCTACCACGAAATCGTTTTCACCGTTCACGACGATTGCCTTCAGAGCTCGTTCTCGCAAAACACTCGCAGCAATAGCCAGTGATTCCGGTCTTCGTTCCACTCGGTGGATATGGAGGGCCGTTAGAAAGGCACCGATATGTTCTGGTGCAAGACACTCGGGCGAAAAGAGATGGTTTAAAGCTATCTTCAAATCGACTGCAGTGAAATATTCGGGTGTTTCGACCAACTTTTTGAGGAGAGGTCTGAACGTGTGAAGGGTGTAGACAGGCATGTCCGTCAAATGGCCCGGTATGTTTGTGATTTTGTGCTCTATCCGTTCAGTAGAGTCTTATAAGAGATGCTGCGGCGGTGCAGATATGGTAGAATGAAAACGACAGAATCTGACCGAAAGAAGTTTGAGTCATTGCAATCAGATCTCTACATCTATCCGTCGCAATTTTGGATTATTATTGCCTATACTGGAATGAGATGGAAGTACAAGGAGAAGGTCCAGATGTAAGTAAGACGAGTACAGCAAAGTTGACGGAAATCATAGATCATCGCCTCATATTGCTTTCCGCATCTCGACTCAAGTTACCGGCATTGTTTTCAAGCAAATTTATATATCGGAGTTCCGGGAAAAGGAATGATGACCTTTGGTCGTCCCCACTATAACACGTTTATATCTGTTACAGTATCATCATAATGGATAGTAGAGCATCGTCTGTGCGGCACTGGACGTGACAGAGCTGCCAACACCCGATTACAATGCCCAGCCGCATCCCATCCTTACAACCGGCCATCTCGACTCAGTCGGCGTCGGGCGAGAGACGAATTCTAAAGCTCGGAAATCCCGGGTGAATCGGCCAGCGTATATGGTTCACTTTGGCTTGACAATCCTCCATCCATCGCTCACAACTCGATCCCATTCGATCTCCTCCTCTTGAGCCTCTTCCTCCACGTATTCCTCCCATCCTGGTCGCACAATCTTCCGAATTGAAAAGCTAATCGAGGAGGTCGAGAGCACGGTAGCCAGATGGAGAAGAATGTCCGGGGAGTAGGTAATAGGGTTTAACGCCAAAGCCTATATAGCTAGTTAGCAAGGAATGTTAGTTGAGAATGGAGAAAATCTGACCTTCCAACCAACAACGACACCTGTATGAACCACTACTTCTTTATCCTGCACGGTTATGGTTGGTAGTGAATCGAACGACCGTTCAGCAATCGACCAAAGAAGTTTCGATTTTgcctcgtcttcatcgtgTTCTCCATCCAAGACTGGTACAGGTTTCTCTACACTGTCTCCGTAATTTAAGGTATcaacaacctcctcttcctcccgttGACAGCTAACGTATCCGCCCCCATGTGCGCGATAGCTATCAATTCCCTCGGTAACTTGGGGACtttgtttcttcttcttccttttcgCCTTTGCTAGTCCCTCTTCGACATTGACTGAACTTACCCAGACATTTCTGGGCAGTAGTCCGAGCGCTTGTTTCTCACTAGGCGATATCAATCTCGGCCTCGCCTGTGGAACAGGTTCCGACAAGTATGGAAGCACCGGGTCCTGTGTCTCCTGATTCATTCCTGAATCCCGAGCGTTGAGTAGCTGTGGTGTCTGAGGCAACTGCTCATTGTGCTTGGCGGCGGAAAACACGATCTTCCCCATCACTTTTGGGAAACTCAGTGCCTGCTTTTTAAATCCCTTCTTTTTGTTCTTGTTACCAAGGGAAAACATGGAGAGATTGAGTTCTGCGTTTCGAGAAGCGTCGAGATTGGGTGTGGTAGAGGCAGGATCAACTCGGTCAGGTCCTATCCTTGTTTCTTCATGATTTACAGAGGCAACTTGTTTGTTCTTGGAGGGGTTTAGGGTCGAAACGAACTCTCTTGAGCCTAGAGGTGCTTGATTCGCTTCCGAAAGTCCTTTTGGGGTCTGTAAAGGCGGCAGAAGCTCTTCACCACAAGCAGCCGGGGCGTCATATTGCTGCTTCAACCTTCGTCGCAGATTTCGTTTCCGTGTCTGAGCAGAGCCTTGTCCTGGAGTGACATGCGTCCGGGAGACATCTTCTTTCTGAAACTTCCCGTTGAGGAGTTTCTGCGATGGAAGTTTCGGTTTGGTAGGAACCTTTGAGGGTGGACTTGTGGTT harbors:
- a CDS encoding uncharacterized protein (BUSCO:EOG09262N10); the protein is MPVYTLHTFRPLLKKLVETPEYFTAVDLKIALNHLFSPECLAPEHIGAFLTALHIHRVERRPESLAIAASVLRERALKAIVVNGENDFVVDIVGTGGDGYNLFNVSTTAGVVAAGAGARVIKHGSKASTSSSGSADLLQALGCAFEPPPELSATPPEATPIPPIPFSFILAPHYHPSLAALASFRKNLPFRTMFNVLGPLINPAFPQGMVLGVAEPELGRRFAESLKEGGVMRGLVVCGYERLDEISCAGPTYAWELIDGQITEQTLTPDLFGLDSHPLVSVVGGNPVQNAETFRRVLNSGKNIPKDVKPVLDFILINASALLVVAGLASDYKEGVKLALESVVEGKAWQAFETFRKHSVS